In the genome of Colwellia sp. PAMC 21821, the window CAAAATTTTATATATATAAACGGTAAAGGCATCGGCAACGTAATTACTATGTAAATCTCACTTAACTCATTCTCTTACATAAGGCATGATACCAATCCATTTATTATTTGATAGTCATACTGACTTAAGCGAGCAACTACGGCGTTATTTATTTATTTAATAATTTCGCTGATAGATGCAGCTTATTAGACAATGTAGCAGCATATTGTCCTGAACAAATCGCTATTGAAATTAATGCCTTATATTTGACCATTCTTCCTACATATATAATAGAACACCACATTAATGAAATGGGTGTAAATGCCATTATTGAAACCTACCATGCTATTTATGCTCATTTATAATATTATTAAAATCAATATAATACGGCTTATATTTTTATGCAGAGCTATTGAGGCTTGATGTAGGTGTGTATGTTATCAAATATTGCTTGGCAAAAGTGATAAGTGCTAATTTGATGAGTGCTTGAATCACGCATACCTTACTTTATCAGTTATGATCCCCAAAAGTTCTAGAGTCGATATGTATTGCCGCTATGATTATTCATCTATTTTTCTAGGGCTATTATATAAAGAGCCGAGCACTATTTTTTGTTGCCTTTTAAAACGTTATTTCTATGGGGGTAAAAAAGGTAATTCAGTTGTTTATAAGTAACTGTGCGAGGACAGGTGCTATAAATCGACCGTATTGGATATCACGAAAACTGCTAGCAAGTTGATTAATGCACAGCATGAAATTTAGAACGTTGATAGTTACCCTATAAATATAGGTAGTTCACGAACTGAAAATAACGTCACGCTTAAACGCTATGCGAATGTAGAAATTGAGTCTTTAAGACTATTTAAATTGTTAAAGGAGTGAATTATGTGGATTATCTATGCCTTATTAGCCGCTGTTTTTTTTGGTGCTAGAGGCATAATGTATCAATGGACATCACAGAAAAATATTGATCGTAACTTATTATTATTTGGTGTGTTTTTTATTGGTTTTATATTAAGCGCTATCGCAATGTCTTTGCTCGAACAGCAGTGGTATGCATGGACCGATATTTCAGTAGGCTTAGCGTTGGGCGCAGGATCTTTCGCTGCCAATACATTTTTACATAAGGGCTTTTCAGTAGGTAAAGCCTCACTTATCAGTATTCTATCGGGGTTACCTCCGCTATTTGTTGTATTACTGGCTTTTTTAATTTGGCAAGAAACATTAACAACTCAACAGTTAATCGGCTTCGTAATTATTTTTGGTGGGCTTTATACTATCCGCTATTCAAATGACATTTCATTTCGAAATTTACAAGGGGCTCAATGGGGCTTTCTTGCCGCTTTGTTTTTTTCATTTAATGACTTATTAAGCAAACAGTCAACCCGTCTTGACGCCGATATATTCGCTACTTTAACTTTGATGTTTGGCCTTGGTAGTTTCCTATTTGCTGCTAGTTGGTTAAAAAAACGCAAAAAACCTCTTCATAACGAAAATAATTTGCGCCCGCGATGGTCTGCGACAAGAACTTTTTCGTGCGGGTTACTCGTTGGATTAACCAATTTTTTAGGCATGATAGCGATACTGTCGGCTTTTGCTCTAGGAACCACGGGTTTGGTTTCAGCGATCGCAGCGATGAATATTTTAATTATTTTACTGTACTCACGTATTTTTCTAAAAGAACTGTTCAGTCGCCAAGAGATCTTAGGATTAACAGCGGCACTTTTAGGTATTCTAGTTTTACGCTTAAGTCATTAGAGCAAGATGTTGCTGTAGAATTATAAACAGTTACTTATAGCCAGGTTAATGCGACTTTAAGACTGCTATATGAATTTTAAAGTCGCATTAAGGCTTTTTCCACTTGTGAATAGGACTACAGTATTGAAAATTGCAACGAGGAAAAATTTCACTTTACGTTAGGTGTTGGAGTGCATACTCAATGAACAGTCTTACCCGCAGCGGCATGTTTTTTCTATCACGGTAATGCATAGAAAATGCCTGTTCTTCACTTTGCCAATCAGGAAGAATACGTTTTAGTGCACCTTGTTCAATCATAGGTAATGCTATGTAGTCAGGTATATAACTAATGCCAAGGCCTGTTTTAACAGCGTATGTCACCATTTGTATCTCATCGACTTCAAGACGTACCAAGTTATTTGGTTGATAATCGCACTTTTCACCTGTGAGTTGATTTTCTAATTGCCATGGGACTAAACCAACGCAAGTTATTTTTGAATAACCCTCTAATTGCTCTGGGTGAGTGATGTGTTCAATCAATTGACTTGGATGACAACATAAGAGGTTACGAGTTAATTTTAATTGCCGAACGACCCAGTCATCAATGCCTGGGTTCCTTATTCTAAATGCAATGTCTATACCTTGCTCTTCAATATCAATTAGGTCGTTTGAGAAACGTAAATCTAATTGTATTTCAGGATGTTGTAATAAAAAATCGCAAAAAATAGCGCTTAATAAATGCTTACCCAAATAAATAGGCGCCGAAATTTTAATTTTTCCTTTTGGTTGTTCTTTATCTTCGCTGAGATCCAGTGCGATACAATTGAGCTCATCAAACAATGTACAGTAGCGGTTGTAATATTGCTCTCCTGTATGTGTAAGTGTGACACGATGAGCATCTCGATTTAGTAATCTTAATTGTAAATCTTTCTCTAGCTGACGTATTCTAGGGCTTAAAGTTGATAGTGGCATGTCAAGGCTTTCAGATGCTTTTTTAAAGCTACCGAGTTTCACAATTGCGCAAAAGCAGCGTAAATCATCAAGGGAATAATTAGATTTCATTAGAAGCACAGGTCATAGTTAAGCTCATTTAATTTTTAAAGTGTAGTTACTTAATTGCAATTTATAGACAGGAAATTAATAAATATGATTGCTCTACACCCATCTAGTCTTCTAGTAAGTTTGACACATTTTGGCGTTTTTATTTTTTCAAAGTTTAGATAGATTTACATCATTAGACTTAATCGATTTGCTAGAAGCCATAATTGTTTATGGCCTCACATCTTATCTGCATGCATATAACAATAATCTACCTTGATTTAAGTGCCATGATTATTTTGATAATACGCGCGGCTTTTATCAGCTTGCTGACATAAATCGGTTAGGGCATGTAAACTACGTGTGGTCATACGATGTACTACATCGGCATCTAGTATGATGATTTGTTGATGTTTAACTGCTGGCAGTATTGGCCATTTTTGCCAATCATAACCCTCTTTGCCGGTTTGACTTTCTGACAGTGGCTGGATAATTATATCAATTTGGCTTTGCAATACTTGCTCAATGTTAACTTGCGGGTATCTTGCACCGGCTTCAATAAACGGGTTGTTAATACTGCAAATATCTAAAAATTGTTGTGGCCAGCTGCCTCTAGCAATAGTAGTCAATGGTCTCGACCACACTTCGTAAAAGCCCGTTAATGGTTTTTTTTCACCGTATTGCTGTTTAATATTGGCTAAGTCGGCTAAAAATTTAGCCGCAACACGCTCAGCTTGTTCACTATGGCCAGATAACTTGCCAAATAAGCGCAGTTCTTTAGCAACATCTTCAAAGCTGTCGGGCTGGGAGTAAACCACATTAAAGCCAAGTTGCTTAATACGCGCTAAGTCATCACTGGGATTACCACTTTGCCAAGCGATGACTAAGTCAGGTTGTAATTCAATGACTCGTTCTAATTGAATACGTAATGAACTACCAATCCTAGGGATTTTCTGTGCCGCTAATGGATAATCTGTATGTTCAGTTGCCGCGATGATTTGTTCACCTGCACCAATATCAAACAGCATTTCTACTATGTGTGGTGCAAGGGCAATAATGCGAGGTTTATCGGTTACATTAGTCGTTACAAGTTTAGGCTCGCTAGTGTCAGCTAGTGCGCTCGTAGTATAGAGTACACTGATTAATAAAAGCGCAAGACAATGAGTTAATTTCATAAAAATACCATTTAGTTCATTTAGTTATTTCGCCGCCGGTAAGGTTACCAGTCAATACCTTTTTGTGCTTTTATACCATTATCAAACGCATGTTTTAGTGGTTGAACTTCACTGACGGTATCGGCAATTTCAATAATACTTCGATGACAGGCGCGGCCAGTAATAATGACATGTTGCATAGCAGGGCGGTTAACAATAGCTTCAATGACTTCATCTAAATCTAAATATTTGTATGACAGCATGTAGGTTAATTCATCAAGTAAAATTACGTCGACACTTTCATCTTTTAGTAAGCGTTTTGCCTCTGCCCAAACTTGTGTTGCGGCGGCTATATCTTTTGATTTATCTTGGGTGTCCCAAGTAAAGCCAGTCGCCATTACATGAAATTCAACACCATTACTTTCTAATAAATTACGTTCACCACAAGCCCAATCGCCTTTAATAAACTGTAATGCAGCAGCTTTATAACCATGGCCAACAGCACGTGCTAACGTGCCAAAACCTGAGGTCGACTTGCCTTTGCCATTACCGGTAATAACAATTAATAAGCCGCGTTCTTCTTGGGCTGAGTCAATGCGGGCATCAACTTTTTCTTTGATACGTTGCATGCGAGCTTGGTGTTTTTGAGTTTTATCTGTTTCTGTTGTCATGTGAATTATCCTGTTTTACGAGTGCGATACATAATCGCTAAAAAGAAAATACTGCCAATGGCTGAGGTAATGATACCAATAGGAATTTCGACATTGCTTAGCGCACTGCGTGCTGCAACATCAACCCATACTAAAAAACAGCCACCGACGAGTGCGGAGCCGATAATTAACGGCATGGTTGTAACGCCTACCAGTTGTCTAACAATGTGTGGGATCATTAAGCCAACAAAGCCGATACCTCCACAATAAGCTACTATGGTGGCGGTAACTGCCGCGCATAAAGCTAAGAGTATTAAGCGTAACTTATCAACGTTGACGCCTAGGCTTGCCGCGCTTTCATCGCCGAGTAATAGCGCGTCAATTTGTCTGTGTAAGGCAAAAATAGTTAATAAAGTTATTAACACCATGGCACCGATCAAATAAAAATGAAACATTTCAACACGCGCTAAACTGCCCATTAACCAAAAAATAACTCGGTTGGTTGCAAAGGGATCGCCAAGATAAAGAATAAAATGACTGATAGAACCTAGCATGAACGAAACGGCAACACCTGTTAGTAACAAGTGGTTCATATTACGCAGCAAAGTTGCTATGCCAAATACAATGACCACGGAAAATAAAGCACCAAGAAAAGCCGCCAATGGCAGTGTTAGTGATTGTTGATCGCTCACGACTAACGTAGCGATAGTTGCCCCTAAACCTGCGCCAGAAATGATACCAAATAAATAAGGGTCGGCGAGTGGGTTTCGAGTAACATTTTGCAGAATTGCACCGGCACAAGCTAAGCCCATACCAGCGACTAAACCAACTAACACGCGTGGAATACGTATCTGCCAAATCACCATGTCGTGCATAGGTGAAGCACATTCATTAATCACACATTGAAATATATCAGTACTGGTAATCGTTGCAGGTCCATAGGTAATGGATAATACAATAGAGAAAATAGTGAAAATAACTAAGCCTGAAAATACCCAAGTATTTTTACCTTTTATGGTACTGATAATACTCATGTTCTTTCACCTTGACGGTCATTCGACAAAGTTGAATTAAGTGCTGAAGGGAGAACAGTCGAGGTATCTGAAGCGGGATAAAAATACACTCTAGGGACGCCACAATGTTGAGCGTCGTCTCGATAACAGGGTAATCCAAAAACATTGGTCAGTAACTCAGGTTTTAGCACTTGGTCTACACTGTTGTCACAAACTAAGTTGCCTTTATCTAACAACAGTAATCTATTGCAGTAATGTGCGGCAAGGTTGAGATCATGTATGGTCATAATTACGGTAATGTTTAATGCTTTAACCAGCTGTAGTATTTGGTGTTGATAGAAAATATCTAAGTGGTTTGTCGGCTCGTCAAGCACGAGTATTTTTGCTTTTTGTACTAAGGCTTTAGCAATTAATACTCGTTGCTGTTCTCCGCCGGACAACGTGTTGAAAAACTTCGCTTCGCTGCTGGCTAAACCGACCTTTTCTAATGCGAGCATAATATTTTGTTTATCAGCATCGTTGTCACGAGCAAAAAGTGCTTTATAAGGCAGTAAGCCCATTCTAACGACATCGTAAACTTTTAAATCAAATATCGGTGGCGCGTTTTGTACCACTAAAGCAAACGTTTGTGCTAATTCATGGGGTTTATACTGTGTTAATGCTTTATTTTTGAGTTTAATGCTTCCTTGCCAGTTTTTGTATTGGTTTAGTAAGCACTTTAGCAGCGAGGTTTTTCCTGCGCCATTGGGGCCTATAATGCCGATAATATCGCCGCGAGTAACGTCAAATGAAATGTTATTGAGAATCGCTTGTTTATCAACTGACCAAGAGACTGATTCAACACTGAGTAATTTTGTCATTAAAGGCAGCCTAGCTTAATGCACCGTATGTGTGGGAATTTTTGAATAATGTGCAAGTTGTCTTTTTTCATTACAGCCTAAAGCTTTTTCAAAGCATATGTTCAATAATTTAAAAACATAAAGTAGATAAAGTCATTAAGGTGAGGCAATAGGATACAAATGTCTTGTAGACAGTGTAACTCACGTGTATTCCCGCACGGTGTTAACTTTATTAGCGTTGTAAAAAATTTTGATACTAGGTGTCCTGACTTATAACTTTTAACTTTTAAAGTAAAGCTACATACAGTTGCGGGTACAGTCACGGCATTAAACCGTGTTCCCTATCAATTAGCCAATAAATAACAATTATGTTTCTGGCTAAAGGTATCGTTTATTAAGCGGGTGATTTTACGGTTAAGTA includes:
- a CDS encoding ABC transporter ATP-binding protein, encoding MTKLLSVESVSWSVDKQAILNNISFDVTRGDIIGIIGPNGAGKTSLLKCLLNQYKNWQGSIKLKNKALTQYKPHELAQTFALVVQNAPPIFDLKVYDVVRMGLLPYKALFARDNDADKQNIMLALEKVGLASSEAKFFNTLSGGEQQRVLIAKALVQKAKILVLDEPTNHLDIFYQHQILQLVKALNITVIMTIHDLNLAAHYCNRLLLLDKGNLVCDNSVDQVLKPELLTNVFGLPCYRDDAQHCGVPRVYFYPASDTSTVLPSALNSTLSNDRQGERT
- a CDS encoding iron ABC transporter permease, yielding MSIISTIKGKNTWVFSGLVIFTIFSIVLSITYGPATITSTDIFQCVINECASPMHDMVIWQIRIPRVLVGLVAGMGLACAGAILQNVTRNPLADPYLFGIISGAGLGATIATLVVSDQQSLTLPLAAFLGALFSVVIVFGIATLLRNMNHLLLTGVAVSFMLGSISHFILYLGDPFATNRVIFWLMGSLARVEMFHFYLIGAMVLITLLTIFALHRQIDALLLGDESAASLGVNVDKLRLILLALCAAVTATIVAYCGGIGFVGLMIPHIVRQLVGVTTMPLIIGSALVGGCFLVWVDVAARSALSNVEIPIGIITSAIGSIFFLAIMYRTRKTG
- the cobO gene encoding cob(I)yrinic acid a,c-diamide adenosyltransferase → MTTETDKTQKHQARMQRIKEKVDARIDSAQEERGLLIVITGNGKGKSTSGFGTLARAVGHGYKAAALQFIKGDWACGERNLLESNGVEFHVMATGFTWDTQDKSKDIAAATQVWAEAKRLLKDESVDVILLDELTYMLSYKYLDLDEVIEAIVNRPAMQHVIITGRACHRSIIEIADTVSEVQPLKHAFDNGIKAQKGIDW
- a CDS encoding cobalamin-binding protein, whose product is MKLTHCLALLLISVLYTTSALADTSEPKLVTTNVTDKPRIIALAPHIVEMLFDIGAGEQIIAATEHTDYPLAAQKIPRIGSSLRIQLERVIELQPDLVIAWQSGNPSDDLARIKQLGFNVVYSQPDSFEDVAKELRLFGKLSGHSEQAERVAAKFLADLANIKQQYGEKKPLTGFYEVWSRPLTTIARGSWPQQFLDICSINNPFIEAGARYPQVNIEQVLQSQIDIIIQPLSESQTGKEGYDWQKWPILPAVKHQQIIILDADVVHRMTTRSLHALTDLCQQADKSRAYYQNNHGT
- a CDS encoding LysR family transcriptional regulator, producing MKSNYSLDDLRCFCAIVKLGSFKKASESLDMPLSTLSPRIRQLEKDLQLRLLNRDAHRVTLTHTGEQYYNRYCTLFDELNCIALDLSEDKEQPKGKIKISAPIYLGKHLLSAIFCDFLLQHPEIQLDLRFSNDLIDIEEQGIDIAFRIRNPGIDDWVVRQLKLTRNLLCCHPSQLIEHITHPEQLEGYSKITCVGLVPWQLENQLTGEKCDYQPNNLVRLEVDEIQMVTYAVKTGLGISYIPDYIALPMIEQGALKRILPDWQSEEQAFSMHYRDRKNMPLRVRLFIEYALQHLT
- a CDS encoding DMT family transporter translates to MWIIYALLAAVFFGARGIMYQWTSQKNIDRNLLLFGVFFIGFILSAIAMSLLEQQWYAWTDISVGLALGAGSFAANTFLHKGFSVGKASLISILSGLPPLFVVLLAFLIWQETLTTQQLIGFVIIFGGLYTIRYSNDISFRNLQGAQWGFLAALFFSFNDLLSKQSTRLDADIFATLTLMFGLGSFLFAASWLKKRKKPLHNENNLRPRWSATRTFSCGLLVGLTNFLGMIAILSAFALGTTGLVSAIAAMNILIILLYSRIFLKELFSRQEILGLTAALLGILVLRLSH